A portion of the Candidatus Eremiobacteraceae bacterium genome contains these proteins:
- a CDS encoding glutaredoxin domain-containing protein, whose amino-acid sequence MSDDLKHTISDEIKNNKVLVYGKGTKDAPRCGFTMETIAFFNQFGYPFEVIDVLEDMPKRQALTELTDWPTLPKVFINGTFYGDTDILGPMHERGELAPLLDETFKTPVR is encoded by the coding sequence ATGAGCGACGACCTCAAGCACACGATCAGCGACGAGATCAAGAACAACAAGGTGCTCGTCTACGGCAAGGGCACCAAAGATGCGCCGCGCTGCGGCTTCACCATGGAGACCATCGCGTTTTTCAACCAGTTCGGCTACCCGTTCGAGGTCATCGACGTGCTCGAGGATATGCCCAAGCGTCAAGCGCTCACCGAGCTGACCGACTGGCCGACGCTGCCGAAAGTCTTCATCAACGGCACGTTCTACGGCGATACCGACATCCTCGGCCCGATGCACGAGCGCGGCGAGCTTGCGCCGTTGCTGGACGAGACGTTCAAGACGCCGGTCCGCTAG
- a CDS encoding BolA/IbaG family iron-sulfur metabolism protein codes for MITPIELTALVRRALPDARVEIYDRTGTHDHYNLKVVSKGFAGLTPLDRHRLVYRALGDALGDGRLHAVELTTLTEEERS; via the coding sequence GTGATCACACCGATCGAACTGACAGCACTGGTCCGCCGCGCCCTGCCGGACGCCCGCGTCGAGATCTACGACCGCACCGGCACGCACGATCATTACAATCTCAAAGTCGTGTCCAAGGGCTTTGCTGGACTGACCCCGCTTGACCGGCACCGGCTCGTCTACCGGGCGCTCGGCGACGCGCTCGGCGACGGCCGCCTGCATGCGGTCGAACTGACGACACTAACGGAAGAAGAAAGATCATGA